The following proteins are co-located in the Candidatus Accumulibacter cognatus genome:
- a CDS encoding O-succinylhomoserine sulfhydrylase has product MESKRGYSLETLAVRAGQERSQFNEHSEALYLTSSFVFNTAAEAAARFSGEEEGNVYSRFTNPTVAVFQDRLAALEGAEACIATASGMSAILSLVMALCSSGDHIVASTGLFGATQQLLGTIMPRFGIQTSFVAQTDVTAWHAAMRPETKLFFLETPSNPLTEIADIAALVGIAHAQGVLVAVDNCFCTPILQRPLDLGADLVVHSATKFLDGQGRVLGGAVAGPKPLTDEVFKFLRTAGPTLSAFNAWVLLKGMETLQIRLEAQTSKALQLARWLEDHPRVARVYYPGLPSHPQFELAQGQQKSGGAIVSFEVKGARAEAWKIVDSCRLLSITANLGDTKTTLTHPASTTHGRITPEQRAAAGITEGLLRIAVGLEDVLDLQKDLETGLSLI; this is encoded by the coding sequence ATGGAGAGCAAGCGAGGATATTCCCTGGAGACGCTGGCTGTGCGCGCGGGTCAGGAACGTAGCCAATTCAACGAGCACAGTGAAGCGCTCTACCTGACCTCGAGTTTTGTCTTCAACACGGCTGCAGAGGCTGCAGCCCGTTTTTCAGGCGAGGAAGAAGGCAATGTGTACTCGCGCTTCACCAACCCGACGGTCGCGGTCTTTCAGGATCGTCTCGCCGCTCTGGAAGGCGCAGAGGCGTGCATAGCCACTGCCTCCGGGATGTCGGCGATCCTTTCGCTGGTGATGGCGCTGTGCAGCAGCGGCGATCACATCGTCGCCTCGACGGGTTTGTTCGGTGCCACCCAGCAGTTGCTCGGAACCATCATGCCGCGCTTCGGGATCCAGACCAGCTTTGTCGCCCAGACCGATGTCACCGCCTGGCATGCCGCGATGCGGCCGGAAACGAAGCTGTTCTTCCTTGAAACCCCGTCGAATCCGCTGACCGAGATCGCTGATATCGCTGCTCTGGTCGGCATTGCGCACGCGCAGGGCGTGCTGGTGGCGGTCGATAACTGTTTCTGTACGCCGATTCTCCAGCGTCCGCTCGATCTCGGCGCGGATCTGGTCGTTCATTCGGCGACCAAATTTCTCGATGGACAGGGTCGGGTTCTCGGTGGCGCGGTCGCCGGGCCAAAGCCACTGACCGATGAAGTGTTCAAGTTCCTGCGTACCGCTGGCCCGACACTTTCCGCATTCAACGCCTGGGTGTTGCTGAAAGGCATGGAGACGCTGCAGATCCGCCTCGAAGCACAAACGTCAAAGGCCTTGCAGCTCGCGCGGTGGCTGGAAGATCATCCGCGGGTAGCGCGCGTCTACTATCCCGGCCTGCCGTCTCACCCGCAGTTCGAACTCGCGCAAGGCCAGCAGAAAAGCGGGGGGGCCATCGTCTCCTTCGAAGTCAAGGGCGCCCGTGCAGAAGCCTGGAAAATCGTCGATAGCTGCCGGCTTTTGTCGATCACGGCCAACCTCGGCGACACCAAAACCACGCTGACGCACCCCGCCTCGACCACGCACGGCCGCATCACGCCGGAGCAGCGGGCAGCGGCTGGAATCACCGAGGGCTTGCTGCGCATCGCGGTGGGTCTCGAAGACGTGCTGGATCTGCAGAAGGACCTTGAAACGGGCCTGTCGTTGATCTAG